Part of the Zea mays cultivar B73 chromosome 4, Zm-B73-REFERENCE-NAM-5.0, whole genome shotgun sequence genome is shown below.
AAgagtcactaccggaatcgacctctttgccgagtgtctgaagcactcggcaaagcctaaaAAACACTCAGCGAAGGCTTTGccaagtgtgacactcggcaaaggaagctCGGCGAACTATACATCGGCAatggtttctttgccgagtacattTTATCGAGCATTCGacaaagactttgtcgagtgtcacaaggtactcggcaaagaaaagtcaccgtcacggtggCTGGTAACGGAGATGGAGCCTTTGCTGAGTGTACTAGGTGACACTCGACAAATAgtatccctttgccgagtgtattaggtgacactcgacaaagagttacCCACTTTGCCGAATGTCCGTTGAACTAGCACTCGGCAACGAGGTCGCCAACGGGCCCCTTTGTCAGTTCATTTGCCGAGTGCActaggaggcactcggcaaaggttgcttctttgctgagtgtcaaggtcacaacactcggcaaagaggctttacCGGTGCCCAGGTGTGCCTTCTTTGCAGAGTGcccatttttcgagtgacttgcagttcaaatctgaattatagcaaacacttttataattgtgcgaaaatggaacatgtaagtctatatagtgtaggaacacatcACAAAGAGTTTGGCTGGAAAAAAATGgaaatacactttgccgagtgtcctaggatggcactcggcaaagtatggaTTATCGAGTGTTGAGCttgaggcactcggcaaagtagctgctttgccgagtgtcaaatcccGACTCTCGGCAAAGATAACAGACGTCAGCTATAGATGACTGCTGACGGTCCTTTGCCGAGCATGGGCCTTCGCCGAGTGTCTTCCTGTGCCGAGTGCCCTGCTCTCGGTAAACGTGGTCGTTACCGAGAGtagaactttgccgagtgcggcactcggcaaagactgctttgccgagtgtccgataaaaagcactcgacaaagctccgagcactcggcaaagagctggaTTCTGGTAGTGAGTCTTTGGAATTGCTGAGAACCCTGATCACATTTTTTGAAATCGACAAGAGAGTTGCCTTCCATATTAAAAAGGGGAGATGAGCGCCCAGAGGGGCTACCAATAGTAAATCTTGACAAGCGGAAAAAGCACTAAAAATGGTGGCATGGTTGCCAAGCACAAAAACACAAAATTATAGCAGATTGGCTAAATGTTTTGCCCCTCCCAAGATCCACCAACGGTCTTCCTCTTTGATCTTTATCGGAGTCTGGTGTAGGGTTGTCCCTTTTTGCTCAAAAATTTGTGAGTTTCTCTCAAACCAAATCCTCCAAGAGACGAGAATGATGAGGGTACGCAAGCCCTTCTTGTCTTTCACTGTAGATGCCGCAATATTCGACCACCAATGGTGCACAGAGTCTACAGGTTGTCAAGCGGAATGGTGAATCTCAGCACTTGAAGTCCGCAGAGTCAACTTAGCCCAAATGCGTCTCTTGAAGCAGCATTCACAAACAGGTGAAATCTAGATTCCGTGTATAAGTAGCACAACACACAATGCGAATTGTGAGGCCATTCTCTCCTTGCCAACCTGTCTGCTGTATAGAGTCTGTTTTGAGCATCAAGCCAACAGAAGAATTTGCACTTTGGTGTTGCCTGGACTCTCCAAATTATGCTGTTAAAGTTAGTGAGTGTGGAGCCAAAGAATTGCACCTGGTAGGCAGACTCAGTTGCGTACTGGCAACTCGGGGTAAGCTTTCACTGGATAAGATCAAGGGTATTTTTCAATAATCGAACCTGATTCACCTCTGCCCATAAGCAGCAATATTCATGAAGGTGCGTGAATGAAAAATCATCATGATGAAAATTTAGACCATGTATCCATGTGTCATTAGCCTCTTGAATGGATCTATTTCCCCTAGAAATAGAGAAGTTACTATAGCTAATTGCAGCCGAAGAAAATTTAGCTATCTGACTTCGGACGATAGAAATTAATAATTTTCATTGTCCGCCTGAAATAGGCCGATGGAGCTATAAGTGGTTTCTGGCTACTTCGTGGCAACGATCCGTTCTTTCCTTTCCCACGAACCATACTATCTCACGCGCCTAGACCCCCTGAGGCCACACAAGAGGTCGTCTCCCTGTTCACGTTATCGCTCTACACGATGTACTTACTACTCACCCATTTGCGCCAACACCGAGTTCTCGATCCCAAGCAACGTCCACCATCGTTCTCGTCTATGTCTAGAAAAGCAAGTTTATTTTTTATCGGGCGCCCACAAATAAATTTATCAAGCTCATAAACATTTATCATGGCATGGTTAATTTAGTATGCATTTAGTATATTAATTTGGTAAACCTAGTTACAGTAGAATATTTGTCAACTAGTTTTTTATAATTAGATTTTACATTTAGCTGCTAGTGATTTTTGCGTTTAAATATAATACGATACTATCAAATAATTTAATTTAAAATAACATAAAATATCGATAGTTAATAAAATGTATGTGTCACCCGTTTTGTTCAGCATACCTCATATGCGCCTCACATTTGAGATATGTTGTTCCAGAACCATTCCTGTTTGGATGGTCTCAAGACGTTATATATGGACAATCCAGGTTTGTCGAGGTTGTAACGGAAGATGGTGAAAAGATAACAATAAAAGTGCACATAAGCAACTTAATATTTTTATATGCatattggggcgaaggcgaagacgctacccttcgctcgaagccttcgtcgCCTCGCTACACCAACGAAGGCGAGATGACTGGCGTGGTTGCCCTTCGTCCTCTccattgcaagacgaaggccagactccgacgaagtctgctagtccTGCGTCCTCATCTCGCCCGGAGGCCCATGTAGGATTCGATCCACTGTAACGGGACCCGCCCGGACAAGCATGTTACgggcctcatctgtaatagcTTCTCTGTAATGACGGTCTATAACAtccctttatgggaatattctaaggatagtccgggtacccgagggcataaacgtccttgccttgggacgttggacactcgggtacctataaatacccccgtacagtgcccttgaggggccagattaacagagttgTTTCTATTCCCCGTCGAACTTTGCAAACATTCTCTCCTCCCCCCGTTGGATTTACTGGTTCACCTGAACCAGTGCCAACATTtggtgcccaccgttcgtgctacgaacaaaccacccgcgatggcacccaagagagctagtttaaaggcagccccatccgtcgacAAAGCAGCGAAGTGCACCGCCTGCTGGAAGCTAATTTCATCGAACcaatcgcctaccctacgtggctcgccaatgtagtcatggtacaaaagaaaagcggcaagtggcgcatgtgcatcgacttcaccagccttaataaggcctgtcccaaggacaatttcccgctgccacggatcgacaagatagtcgatagtgcAGCCGGATGCGAAGCCATGTCActtctcgactgcttctccggctaccaccagatatacatgaaggaggaagataaggccagcaccagcttcatcacacccttcggcacatactgcttcatcaggatgccagagggactcaagaacgctgggtcaaccttctctcgcctcaccaagacggtgctcgagagccaagtgggCCACAACATTTTCACGTACGTGGACGACATCGTTGTCACAAGCAAAAATAAAGAAGAACACCTGGCTGACCTCGCAGAGACATTCgcaaacatgcgggacgcacgacttcgcctcaaccccgagaagtgcgtcttcggagttcgccaggggaagatactgggatacctggtgtcgcaccgcgggatcgaggctaacccgaccaagattcaagcaatcatcaacatgacacccccgcagtcaaccagggatgtccagcgtctgacaggcagattagccgccctgaacagattcatttccaagtccgcagagtggagtctacccttcctcaagacactgagcggtgcgaaagacttcgcgtggggaccagagcaggcgacagccttcgcatcactcaagcaACACCTGTCAGACTTGGCAATTCTCACCAGTCCCGACCCCTTGCTGCCTCTGCTGCTCTACATCACAGCCTCGCCATATGCAGTCAGCGCAGCGCTAGTCCAAGAGCAAGACAGAGAGGGCACAACCCAGCAGTGTCCGGTCTactacgtctccgaagtcctcacgaccaccaagtgcaacatgactgaaTTAGAAAAAATCTCTTACGCAGTCATCATGGCAtcacgcaagctgcgccactacttcgaggcgttcaaggtgcgggtcacctcggacaggggactgggAGAACTGTTCAGAAACCCTGAGGCGTCTGTCTGAATCGTCAAATGGGCAACCGAACTCTccgggtaccacatcaccttcgaacccaggacaacaatcaagtcgcaggtcctggcagacttcatcgttgactggacagggccaacacggcaacaagaagagcctccagagaaggtgtggaccatccactgcgatggcgcatggtgccatgcgaggCAGGCACATCTGCAATTATCACGTCACCCACaggcgtcaagcacagatacgtagCACGCCTTAGCTTCGCTTTGGAGTCTGATAGATGCACCAACAacgtagcagaatacgaagctgccaTCCTGGGCCTTCGCAAGATGAGAGCgctcggtgtcaccacctgcatagtcAAGACAGATTCTAAAGTAGTTGCCAgccaggtcgaaaaagaatattcagcaaaagaccacgcactcatgcagtatctcacggctgttcgcagtcttgagagacagttcaagggcttcaccctacatcatgtggaccgcgccagggacgaagaggccgacgcgttggctaaggcagcggccagaggcgagaccttgccctccgacgtgttctaccacgtcatcggcacaccagtcGTCCACAACCCAGAGGGCTTACAAGTAACTAACGACGCCGAAGGCCATCAcatcgtcaacctcatcatgactgaagattggcgggccccaataaccctgtttctgcAAGGATATTACCACCCAAGCGACGTCAATGAGGCCAAacgcctcaagcaccgaagccaGGACTTCGTACTAGTCGGGGGCCAGCTATACAAAAAGGGGATCAGTCAGCCCATGCTAAAATGCatgaccgaaaccgaaggcattcaaATCCTTCGCGAAGTTCACAGCGGAACTTGCGGGTCCCActcagggcctagggccctcgccGCCAAGGtaatccgtcaaggattttactggcccgtGATAATCTGTACCGTGAATCGAGTCACCAGGTCTTGTGAAGCATGCCAAAAGTTTTCCCCCCGCTCGAGCAACCCTTCGCAGTTCACCAAGCTGATCACCCACagatggccacttcaacgctgggggctggatattgtcggaccactgcctacggctcaagggaacctcaaattcaccttcgtcgctgtcgagtacttcaccaagtggatcgaggccagggcagtatccacaataacgtcgaagaccGCCCAAaatttcttctggcaaaacattgttttccgattcggagtcccgtctgagctcacagtcgacaatggcaaacagtttgactgccaggacttcagggatttctgcctcttcatcggcaccaagcctgtcttcgcctcggtataccacccgcaatccaacggcgtcgtcgagcgtgccaacggcaagattttcatTGCCATCAAGAAAAGACTTCTCAACGACacgaagggtaaatgggccgaccaactACCTGAACTGGTCTGGGCCCTAAACACGACCGAATGTCGGGcaaccggattcacaccttttcatctattatatggatcggaggccatgacgccGCAGGAGATAAAGCATGGGTCGCCCCGAACAAGCACATCAGCGGTCCCCGACGTCGACGAACCAATGTCtaaagacctcatcgacggagaccgtgtcctCGCCtagcaggccctcaacaaataccaggCTCAAACCAAGGTCTAGCGCAACAATGTAGTCGTCCCAAGAGAGTTCaacaaaggagacctcgtactcgtccggaccacccggacagaatcgcggggcaagctggagccgaaatgggagggtccattcatcgtcaagacgaaggcatcccccagcgtgTACGGCGCGCAGTTTGCTTCAcgtgggccagatctccgatgcagaggaacaaggagggcaggcgagcgggcgagcaGTTTCAAAAGCTTAGGGTTTTCCGGCGCACGCAAAGGTAAGAGACCTCCCGAGTCGTGCCACCCTTTTTATACACACGacacgacgcttcgggaaacccgcagtccaacagtgccaCGTCCATCAAAGGTCACCTCaaaacccccgcgggaccacttcgagcgagggcagcgtctccaccatctagcgacgtcttcggcaccagatgactcagtcgaactggtccctcggagggcaaatattggggcgaaggcaaagacgctacccttcgctcgaagtcttcgtcGCCTCGCTACACCAACGAAGGCGAGATGACCAACGCGGTTGCCCTTCGTCCTCTccattgcaagacgaaggccagactccgacgaagtctgctagtccTACGTCCTCATCTCGcccggaggcccacgtgggattcgacccactgtaacgggccccgccTGGACAAGCATGTTACgggcctcatctgtaatagcTTCTCTGTAGTGACGGTCTGTAACctccctttatgggaatattctgaggatagtccgggtacccgagggcataaacgtccttgccttgggacgttggacactcgggtacctataaataccctcgtacaGTGTCCTTGAGggactagattaacagagctgttGCTATTCTCCGTCGAACTTTGCAAACATTCTCTCTTCCCTCCCGTTGGATTTACTGGTTCACCTGAACCAGTGCCAACAATGCGACAATAACATCACTGGAGAAAAACAGTCTTTACAAGCATGTGTTGTTACATACAGTTGGTTGGTGCGAAACTAAAAGATGTATATTCCATAATTTGCAAAAGCAAAAAAGTTGAAAAAGTAAACATTGGGAACATTAATCTGATATGACTCGTCAAGTGGTCATGGATGACGACTATATGAGGTGCAAAATGTAATTAAAGATGTTATACGACGGTGGTACACATTTGAATTGTTGACTTCTTCTAGTTGTTTTTCTTTCTttgtgggggtgggggtggggagGGGGGAGTTGATTCTTTCTATATACGTTGGTGAACACAAGAATAGATCGTTCGGTGAACCATGCATTTTTCTTGTTTACACCCCCGGTGTCCTATTAGTTATCATTTTAGATAATATTTAAGTtaaacttataaaattttgatTATAAATAATTATTTTATTATGTAGGTTTGAAACTGTTGATATGCACCGATTTATCTTAACAAATATTttttataaaaatataaaaatattaaaaatttatttatattttaataGAAAATATTGGTCAAAATTATATTTTAGAGATTGTGTCGCTGTCCGAAACGACAACTAATAATACAACGGAGTCCATGCAACAGCAACACGGTTATGCCGATGTCTTCTCATCTGCAACGGGGGTAGAAATGGTCCAAATGGATGTCCAATTAATCTTACTTGCATTTTATGTACTAAACATATTAAAATTTGGATCACTATAGAAATCTTCAATACGCAGTTCGCTGCATCTAGCCACTCGTCCAATCATCCGTTTTATGTATCCGCCGACGAATACTCCATTTTGCAGTTTAATAAACATTTTTAAAATTTGGATCGCTATATATGTCATTAACTAGAGATCTTTAAAACACAGTTTACAGGAACCTAGCTAGCCACTCAAACACACACACAAAAAGAGAAAGAATacacaaaaagaaaagaaagaacacacaAAGCATGGTCGGTTGATTTAAAACGTTGAAATATGGTAACTGTATTGTGTCATCAGCAGGTTCAGGCTGCTAGAGACTATTTCTAAAGGTCTGCTGATATGTTCAACCAAAGAATTATTCAGCCACACGTCGCCACATACGCTGTGGCAGGCTATATAACCTCACCATGCCCATACATGCCCAAAGCATCAACAACATACACACAAGCACAACAAAGCTAAGAAGCTCCATAGCTAAATTCAAATATTACAAACACAAAAGGGGAGTGCAGAACCAAAATGACTGCCTCGACCTTCCTTCTCGTTGCTTTTCTAGCATTGGTCACTTCTCAGGCCATTGCCTCTGATCCTAGCCCGCTCCAAGACTTCTGTGTTGCCGACAAAGACTCTCCAGGTATGAGTGCTCTCCTCTTGATTCAAGCAGTGTTCTTACAATATACACCTGATTAATAAGGATCATTTGTTCAGACACACATCTACGTACAATAAGAATTTCAGGGTATGCATGTCCTGTTAACCTGTACTCTATCTAACTGTTTGCCTTCGTCTATGCATGCATCCAGTGAAGGTGAATGGATTTGTTTGCAAGGACCCTATGGCTGTGAACGCTGACGACTTCTTCAAGGCTGCAAAACTTGACCAGCCAAGGGACACCACCAAAAGCAAGGTGGGATCCAACGTTACTCTGATCAATGTCATGCAGCTGCCTGGACTCAACACGTTGGGGATCTCGTTGGCTCGCATTGACTACGCACCATTAGGTCAGAATcctccacacacacacccacgtgCCACTGAGATCCTCACCGTGCTTGAGGGGACACTCTACGTCGGATTTGTCACCTCCAACCAAGCTGACAGAAGCAACAAGCTATTTGCCAAGGTTCTCAACAAGGGCGATGTGTTTGTATTCCCCCAAGGACTAATCCACTTCCAGTTCAACCCAGTACATGACAAGCCAGCAGTCGCCCTCGCTGCTCTAAGTAGCCAGAACCCTGGAGCTATTACTATTGCCAATGCAGTCTTTGGATCAAAGCCACCTATCTCGGATGATGTCCTAGCTAAGGCCTTTCAGGTGCAAAAGGGGACAATTGATTGGCTTCAAGCTCAGTTCTGGGAGAACAACCACTACTGAAAAAATCAAGTCTAAGTTCAACATATGAGAATAAAGAAATGTACTTGTATTTTACATACTACTCTATGTGTCAACCTTTTTCTAGGTTGCGACTGATAATAAAATAAATGTTACTCTGTCATACTAGATATGAAACATTAACTTAGTTTAGTAATACATGAACAGTCGGTTATTACGAATTAATCACTCCCCTACATCTATAGGAAAGGATAAGTCCTAAATTCAACTAGGAGTGACCAACAAAGCTCATATTTATGACCAGGCATGAGCTTGAGCGAATTTTGGCAGAATAACCCCAATGTTCTCCATTTACATGCCTGAAAATGCTGCAACAGAGAACAAAGGGGTTATGCTTCTAAAATTACGCACAAGCACATGTCTTATTACAAATATGAGCTCTGTCGGTCACTCTGAGGTtgtccaataaagggacaatCCTTCCCCAACATACGTCACATGCATCCCACATGAGGTGTGTTGGACCAAAACGAGTGATGCGCAGATTCGGCTCCATTTGTTAACTCTATGTTACACACATTTACGCTACATCCGTCGATCAATATTATATAATTCAACTAATAAAACACTTATACAATGTTTTATACTACATAACATTGTTTTGGGTGAAAATAATATTAAATGACCTTATTTCCAAAGGTTTAATAATTACCATTAGAAATTACATATTTAAGTTATTTAAGCACCCTAAATGAACTAAAACAATCTAAATAAACTACATAATCACCATTACGGTCGTCAAATATATTCAACACACATATTTCATACAAACAATCAATCAACGCATGTAATTATAAAGCAAATGGTCTTACTTCGGGAGGCAGGGCGATGCTGTGGAAGGTGGGGAGGCGCTCTGGAAGGCGTGCGATGGACGAGGCGACGCTGCGGGAGGTTGGCAGAGCTTCGGGAGGCGTGTGGTGGGTGGTCGTGCCCTGGCAGATGGCGCTACGGGCGGTGGCGGCTTCGATGGAGCTTCAGGAGGCGTATGGTGGGTGGCAACGCCCCGACGGATGGCGCTACGGGCGGCGACAGCTTCAGCTCTGGCGGACGTGGCATCGACGAACGAGTGTGGGTGCGACTTCTACATGGCAGTGAGGGCGGCGACGATGAACAGCTTCGGCGGGGCATGGAGCCGGGGATGGGCCGAGAAAGGGCGTCGGTCACAGGCGATGGTGGGGCGGTGACGACAGGTCAAGCGGATGCAGCATACAACATGAGAGAGAGCGAGCGAGCACGTGTGGGGAGAGAAAGTGAAACGGCGTGGTCGGGCATTGTTTCCTTAAATCGACGTATGTCTGACAACGTGTCTGGCAGCTGTGGGACATAAGGATTACTAGTCGGttgtccgtgcgttgcgacggctcacaacaataaccacgtaaactatccaccaaaaagatctcaaggtttttattgattgtctccgctctccgcataatattttttatttgactaactgatgttgttgtttactccatccaatatgtcttggtacaacacgaccaatgaagggaGCGATTAGTAGAAATTTCACAATGACCGATTGAACGAATAtagattatagaatgacataattccaccatacatagaccaaataagaggaagtttgtgagctcaagtttctaaaataagtcacatgaactcaaacttataaaaaagatagattaaaatatggattggttgctaaagtcagtcatcaataaaaattggatgcgctctatacaaattatggtacttcataacaattactaacgtttgaaatcaacaaataacctttccttTTATTGCtagcgtgacaaatcattgttgctccatccaatttagcaacctcaaacaccatggagtccattgcgccaatgtggtcccagaaacgacctaatgcatgcaagagccaagaacacaaCGGACGGGCACCCTGTGATAGTTCCCGCatggatctccaaatcctaacacatattttgtaggaTCCATGAACCatcataagaaaaatagaaatcatgtgcagacaataaataaagtattaacacacccaaattatgttcaatcattagcacaacaaaaaactaacacccaaaacaacagcgaaacaacacaatattttttgcaatgacagaaggatgggtgacaagtacatagaagtggtagaagcatactgagtcgacaccgtggtaagggaaaggccatgtagacaggcgatgccgagccatcgaacgggtaccaggcagcaaatcagagacccccatcactcgcctcccccacttccaaggtttcgtagagcaggaaggGAATGGAAGAGGTGGGCATACCTGTTCGTTGCTGGAGAAGGACACAACAAAGACCTaggcatctggaggcgacataggtagtataccgctagatacatatagggagagagcacacaAGCGGAGAAAAAAGGCTAGTCGGAGcggctccaaaccgagaggcacccacACTAGGCGTCAAtctgagaagggcgagagaatgcgagtggcttcccagccctggacccaCCAAGGCGACACAACAACACCACCAACTCTGTAGCATATGTTGACTGCTATCGTGCcacgggccttggttgtccaatatctcagacctggactcctcatcgtcaagataacctaagcgtggcaggcgccaccGTGTCCTCCTCGGAGGTACGCACGAAGAAAGGCTAGGAGTAAGACCGACTCGCTCGTACTCgtgtcgacgagcgtcggtcggctcgcggctgcgaccgtgggcgggggcagTAGGTTGGGGAGGAAAAACAGGGTGAAGGACGGGAAGACGAACAGGATGTCCGACGActgcgaaaacgatggtgcgcacatgcggtgaaacgtcctcgtggacgtgcaatatccATTGCGTGggtcggtgtcggggctggtgtcggacgaatacggggaggaggtgCCTGCTCTCACGCCCTCTgtcgagaatggggtggcgcggagACAGAGGCACGAGGGGAGACAGAAAATAAGTAGGATGGCGAACGAGGTCGCGACAACTGAGGCGAAGACCATCATTACCGTGTggtggtatagatggccaaatgggtcgtGTCTGGTGGCCCGGCCCCGGTCACGACCaatttaatagtgcctgggccagTCCCGCACGACCGTCGTGccatgcttgggctgtagcctcagcCTGTAGTGCTGGCCCGACCCGGCATGATTATTTTTTTTACAAAAAAtaatatatacatatgtagaatttatattcaatattaaaaacacctGAGGataatgttctactggttagatagcttcacccagtgtctcccgcccttcttccattAGGGCGTGGGTTCGAACCCGCCTCCTGCagcgtttttaacattttacgttgaTTTAACCAAATGGTCCGACGGGCTAATGAGCTGAGCCGGCATGGTCAGCAGGACGGCGAGCCGTGCGTGTGCCGGAGCTGCGCGGAGGGGCAGGTAACCATACGTGAAGAGGAAATTGTGCAGATTTTGCAACTGCACCAAGGAATAATAAAAAAGCACACAAAGTAGTAAGGAATTAATCCCATTATTAGAATCCGGTTATTAGTTATTTTGAACAAATCCCGAAACTCCAAACTACCCGTTATCCAAAAAAAC
Proteins encoded:
- the LOC103653010 gene encoding putative germin-like protein 12-4, translating into MTASTFLLVAFLALVTSQAIASDPSPLQDFCVADKDSPVKVNGFVCKDPMAVNADDFFKAAKLDQPRDTTKSKVGSNVTLINVMQLPGLNTLGISLARIDYAPLGQNPPHTHPRATEILTVLEGTLYVGFVTSNQADRSNKLFAKVLNKGDVFVFPQGLIHFQFNPVHDKPAVALAALSSQNPGAITIANAVFGSKPPISDDVLAKAFQVQKGTIDWLQAQFWENNHY